In a single window of the Salvelinus namaycush isolate Seneca chromosome 6, SaNama_1.0, whole genome shotgun sequence genome:
- the LOC120049593 gene encoding ubiquitin thioesterase OTUB1-like, whose translation MAEEQQQETTQGEMEAGGVNCLAYDEAIMAQQDRIQQEIATSIPLVSDRQELSVLQREYAVEDTIYQLKIKDLHKKYSYIRKTRPDGNCFYRAFGFSHLESLLEDSKELQRFKAVAAKSKLDLVNQGFTEFTIEDFHNTFMDLLELCEKQPGLRELLGSFRDQSVSDYIVVYLRLLTSGYLQREHGFFQHFIEGGRSVKEFCQQEVEPMSKESDHIHIIALAQALNVSILVEYMDRGEGGSVNHHVFPEGSEPRVFLLYRPGHYDILYK comes from the exons ATGGCGGAGGAACAACAGCAGGAAACaacacagggagagatggagg CGGGAGGAGTAAACTGCCTCGCTTATGATGAGGCGATTATGGCTCAGCAGGATCGAATCCAGCAGGAG ATCGCAACTAGCATTCCTTtagtgtcagacagacaggaactgTCAGTGTTGCAGAGAGAGTATGCCGTGGAAGACACCATTTATCAGCTCAAGATCAAG GATTTACACAAAAAATACTCGTATATCCGCAAGACGCGGCCAGATGGGAACTGTTTCTACAGAGCTTTTGGCTTTTCACATCTCGAATCACTGCTAGAAGACAGCAAAGAGCTGCAGAG GTTCAAAGCAGTGGCAGCAAAGAGCAAACTGGACCTGGTCAACCAGGGTTTTACAGAGTTCACCATCGAAGACTTCCACAATACT TTCATGGACCTGTTGGAGCTGTGTGAGAAGCAGCCGGGCCTCCGTGAGCTGCTGGGCTCCTTCAGAGACCAGAGCGTGTCGGACTACATCGTGGTGTACTTGCGGCTGCTCACCTCAGGCTACCTGCAGAGGGAGCACGGCTTCTTCCAGCACTTCATCGAGGGTGGACGCTCCGTCAAGGAGTTCTGCCAGCAG GAGGTGGAGCCCATGTCTAAAGAAAGTGACCATATCCACATCATTGCCTTGGCCCAGGCCCTGAACGTGTCCATCCTAGTGGAGTACATGGACCGGGGTGAGGGAGGCTCAGTCAACCACCACGTCTTCCCTGAAGGCAGCGAGCCTCGTGTCTTCCTCCTCTATAGACCCGGCCACTATGACATCTTGTACAAATAA